In one Lolium rigidum isolate FL_2022 chromosome 3, APGP_CSIRO_Lrig_0.1, whole genome shotgun sequence genomic region, the following are encoded:
- the LOC124696246 gene encoding chaperonin-like RbcX protein 2, chloroplastic — MVVAQAAAVVSPVVAAAAPSVSRRPSSRGASGTGGGLGWRRRRRGGTGRGLVIVDAFGGTYEDGFGDVELEIMNYFTYKATKTVLYQLYEMNPPAYTWLYNYLVDNDAKEGIHFLRALTKERQDLAERVMVTRLHLYGRWIKKCDHTKMYERISNENLELMRERLIETVVWPSDDMNTTGKQD; from the exons ATGGTCGTCGCCCAGGCCGCAGCTGTCGTCTCGCCGGTGGTGGCCGCGGCCGCGCCATCTGTTTCGCGGCGGCCGTCGTCGCGAGGGGCGAGTGGGACCGGAGGAGGGTTggggtggcgccggcggcggaggggaggcaccGGCcgcggcctcgtcatcgtggacGCATTCGGCGGGACGTACGAGGACGGGTTCGGGGACGTGGAATTG GAAATAATGAATTACTTCACTTACAAGGCCACAAAGACAGTTCTCTATCAGTTGTACGAAATGAATCCGCCAGCATACACTTGGCTTTATAA TTACCTCGTCGACAACGATGCAAAAGAGGGTATACATTTCCTTAGAGCACTCACGAAG GAGAGGCAAGACCTGGCAGAGAGGGTGATGGTCACACGCCTTCACTTATACGGCAGATGGATCAAG AAATGCGACCATACCAAAATGTACGAGAGGATTTCCAATGAGAACCTCGAGCTCATGCGCGAAAGGCTAATCGAAACCGTTGTGTGGCCATCTGACGACATGAACACCACCGGCAAGCAAGATTGA
- the LOC124696248 gene encoding L-type lectin-domain containing receptor kinase IX.1-like, with amino-acid sequence MGSRATGTCFLALQFFLYFNLNIARVSSLSFKLNFTESNHSALAAIQFQEDAFYNKVIRLTKDELNDQITNSVGRAVYTDPVPLWDSTTGQLADFATRFTFRINATSNSSNGEGLAFFLSPYPSVIPNSSTGGFLGLFSTSNDQNDPSNGLVAVEFDTHNNTWDPDSNHVGIDINSIVSVANVTWKTDINNGRTANVWVTYQASSMNLSVFLTYLDNPRYSGNSSLSYSVDLRKHVPEKVAIGFSAATGTGRFVELHQILYWEFNSTDLQMMKVEKMRSVLVISLATAVSVVVCSMGLVWFLLHFRTRRSRKGKEKKLEYNESIDGEFEKGRGPRRFRYNELVGATKNFALERKLGEGGFGAVYQGFLKDQNLDLAIKRVSKGSTQGRKEYISEVKIISRLRHRNLVQLEGWCHEHGEFMLVYEFMPNRSLDTHLYDNSNLLAWPLRFKVTAGVASALLYLHEEWEQCIVHRDVKPSNVMLDSAFNAKLGDFGLARFVDHDRGSQTTVLAGTMGYMAPECVTTGKASKESDVYSFGILALEIACGRRPVVLKENDDKIRLVQWVWDLYGRNEILKAVDGRLDGAFEEREVVCLMVVGLWCAHPDYNLRPSIRQVISVLKFEAPLPSLPPKMPVAMFFAPPISLCRFSYSSSDGTLKEQELQRSNGYGKTSSYSATNSSSSPPSIRLPDVGY; translated from the coding sequence ATGGGATCAAGAGCCACAGGAACTTGCTTCTTGGCTCTCCAGTTCTTCTTATACTTCAATTTGAATATTGCCCGCGTAAGTTCTCTGTCTTTCAAGCTGAATTTCACTGAATCCAACCATAGTGCATTGGCTGCAATCCAGTTCCAGGAGGATGCCTTCTACAACAAGGTCATCAGACTCACCAAGGACGAGCTGAATGACCAGATCACCAACAGTGTAGGCAGAGCGGTCTATACCGATCCAGTGCCTCTCTGGGATAGCACCACCGGTCAGTTAGCCGACTTTGCGACCCGCTTCACATTCAGGATAAATGCCACAAGCAACAGTTCAAACGGTGAGGGCCTGGCTTTCTTCCTCTCACCCTACCCTTCTGTGATCCCCAATAGCTCCACTGGTGGTTTTCTTGGCCTCTTCAGCACTAGTAATGATCAGAATGACCCATCCAATGGACTTGTGGCTGTTGAGTTTGATACCCACAATAACACATGGGATCCAGACAGCAACCATGTGGGAATCGACATCAATTCAATTGTATCGGTAGCCAACGTGACATGGAAAACAGACATCAATAATGGTCGGACAGCCAATGTATGGGTAACTTACCAGGCCAGTTCCATGAACTTGAGCGTCTTCTTGACCTACCTGGACAACCCACGGTACAGTGGCAACTCCAGCCTATCTTATTCAGTTGATCTCAGAAAGCATGTCCCAGAAAAAGTGGCCATTGGATTCTCGGCTGCCACTGGTACTGGTAGATTTGTTGAGCTTCATCAGATACTTTACTGGGAATTCAATTCTACGGATTTGCAGATGATGAAGGTTGAGAAGATGAGAAGTGTATTGGTCATAAGCTTGGCTACTGCCGTAAGTGTCGTGGTCTGTTCTATGGGTTTGGTTTGGTTCCTTCTGCATTTTAGGACTAGGAGGTCAAGAAAGGGGAAAGAAAAGAAGCTAGAGTATAATGAGTCCATTGACGGTGAATTTGAGAAAGGAAGGGGGCCAAGAAGATTTCGGTACAATGAACTTGTGGGTGCCACGAAGAACTTtgctttagagagaaagcttggaGAGGGAGGATTCGGTGCAGTCTACCAGGGCTTTTTGAAGGATCAAAACCTCGACCTTGCCATAAAGCGAGTCTCAAAAGGGTCAACACAGGGGAGGAAGGAGTATATATCTGAGGTCAAGATCATCAGCCGGCTGAGGCATCGAAACCTTGTGCAGCTTGAGGGCTGGTGTCACGAGCACGGAGAGTTCATGCTTGTGTACGAGTTCATGCCAAACAGGAGCCTGGACACACACCTCTATGACAACAGTAACCTGCTAGCATGGCCACTGAGGTTTAAGGTCACTGCTGGAGTTGCATCCGCTCTCCTTTACCTCCACGAGGAATGGGAACAATGCATTGTCCACCGAGATGTCAAGCCGAGCAACGTTATGCTTGATTCTGCATTCAATGCTAAGCTTGGTGATTTTGGGCTCGCACGGTTCGTCGACCATGATCGAGGCTCACAAACTACAGTGTTAGCTGGGACAATGGGTTACATGGCTCCAGAGTGTGTCACCACTGGCAAAGCAAGCAAAGAATCTGACGTCTACAGCTTCGGGATTCTGGCGTTGGAGATTGCATGTGGAAGGAGACCGGTTGTGCTAAAGGAAAACGATGACAAGATCAGATTGGTTCAGTGGGTGTGGGATCTCTATGGAAGGAACGAGATTCTTAAGGCAGTTGACGGCAGGCTTGATGGCGCATTTGAAGAGAGAGAAGTTGTGTGCTTGATGGTTGTCGGACTGTGGTGTGCACATCCAGATTACAATTTACGACCTTCGATTCGCCAGGTCATAAGTGTACTGAAGTTTGAAGCACCATTGCCAAGCCTTCCCCCAAAGATGCCTGTGGCAATGTTCTTTGCGCCGCCAATTTCTCTATGCAGGTTTTCATACAGCTCATCTGATGGGACACTGAAGGAGCAGGAGCTGCAGAGGTCCAATGGGTATGGAAAGACAAGCTCATACAGTGCAACCAATAGTTCGAGCTCGCCTCCCTCTATTCGACTGCCAGATGTGGGTTACTAA
- the LOC124694881 gene encoding protein N-lysine methyltransferase METTL21A-like, which yields MAAAAAATRTTVAAAAATVSAISSTSDSDSESGDLQLLLPNLLPASTAAASASEAQLHQFHIPALPSPVTVRTIPSLGLTFQLWPSATTLLRFLPASPHLLPRAPSPHCPLSILELGSGTGAAGLALAAALPAHTVLSDLPAALPNLLHNASLNASLLDSRGGSVSVVSLPWGDAAAMEAVVAPAPASGFDLVVASDVVYYETLVDPLMETLRFFVKGEVVFLMAHMRRWKRTDKKFFGKARKVFDIEVLHKDPPPEGWRHGPVVYRFTAKKQPGKK from the coding sequence atggccgccgccgccgccgccacgcgcaccactgttgctgctgccgccgccaccgtatCCGCCATATCCTctacttccgactccgactctgagTCCGGCGATCTCCAACTCCTCCTCCCAAACCTCCTCCCCGCTtcaaccgccgccgcctccgcatcCGAGGCGCAGCTCCACCAGTTCCACATCCCTGCGCTCCCGTCCCCCGTCACCGTCCGCACCATCCCTTCCCTCGGGCTCACCTTCCAGCTCTGGCCCTCCGCCACCACGCTCCTGCGCTTCCTCCCGGCCTCCCCGCATCTCCTGCCGCGCGCCCCCTCCCCACACTGTCCACTGAGCATCCTAGAGCTCGGCTCCGGGACCGGCGCCGCGGGCCTCGCCCTGGCCGCCGCCCTCCCAGCGCACACCGTCCTCTCCGATCTCCCCGCCGCGCTCCCCAATCTCCTCCACAACGCCTCCCTCAACGCGTCCCTCCTCGACTCCCGCGGTGGTTCCGTCtccgtcgtctcgctcccctggGGCGATGCCGCCGcgatggaggctgtggtggccccCGCGCCGGCGTCTGGATTTGACCTCGTTGTGGCGTCGGACGTGGTCTACTACGAGACTTTAGTTGACCCCTTGATGGAGACGCTTCGGTTCTTCGTGAAGGGGGAGGTGGTGTTCTTGATGGCGCACATGAGGAGGTGGAAGCGCACTGATAAGAAGTTCTTTGGGAAGGCGAGGAAGGTGTTCGACATTGAGGTGTTGCACAAGGATCCACCCCCGGAAGGTTGGCGCCACGGTCCGGTGGTCTACAGGTTCACTGCGAAGAAGCAGCCTGGCAAGAAGTGA